One Eubacterium sp. AB3007 genomic window, TCGCTGTTTCAGTTCACATGTCCGGAATGCGGGGAAGTCGCTACGGTGGATCACAGTTTCCTGTATCACGATGTGGAACAGAGGCTCATGCTCTATATGGTCAAGGAAGAAGAGACTTTCCGGGAGGCGGTAGACTTTTTCACCAGCGATCTGCAGGTGGAGGAGAAGGACCCGGAGAAGGCCCTGCTTGCCAGGGCCCTGAACGATGCTCAGAAGGAGTACGTGCAGCGGATCATCTTCAATATTAACCAACTGGAGGAGAAGATCCGGGTCTTTGATGCCGGACGTGATGACCGTGTGATAGAACTGCTGAAGGTGTTTTTTCAGAACCGGATCATGTCAGAGCAGCCGCAACTGGGGGATGTGGAACTGTACTATGCCGATGACGAAGGGAAGGACGTCTTTGTGGTAATAGGCATGGAGGGTCCTCTTGGATCCTTGGAAATTCCGGAGGAACTGTACCAGGAGACGGTGGATAATTTTGGCGGCCAGATGGCAGATCTGCGGGGCAGACAGGATCTGATCGTAGATGAGAAATGGGCGATGGAAGTGATCAAGGCGGTCTCTGTGCCGGGGAACAGATCATGAGCGCGCTGATCGGGCGGCCGGACAGCCAGGTGATCAGAACCTTTTTTCCGGAGTTTTATCGCATGGTCTATCACACCCCCTCGGGCTTGGATGACATCCTGCTGACCAGCGACGGCACGGCAATCACCGGACTGCGTTTTCTGCAGAACGGGGCACAAAGCCCTGTATCGGAAGAACAAGTCCCGGTGTTTGAGGAAGCAGCACGCTGGCTGGACGATTATTTTGCCGGGCATCCTGGGAGCACGTTGCCGAAGATCCGGATCGAGGAGTTGACTCCCTTTCGGAAGGAAGTACTGTCCAGGCTCATGGAGATCCCCTATGGAGAAACGGTGACTTATGGGGAAATCGCACAGGAGATCGCACAGAAGCGCAGTACGACCGGGCGCATGTCTGCCCAGGCAGTGGGCGGTGCGGTGGGATGGAATCCCATCTGTATCATGATCCCGTGTCACCGGGTGATCGGTGCGGACGGATCTTTGACTGGATATGGTGGTGGTATAGAAAACAAGCGCTGGCTGCTTGTACACGAAGGAATACTATAGGAGGCGTATTATGATCAAGGGAATCCATCATGTTTCAATGCAGTGCAACTCACCGGAGGAGTTCTCGAAGGCAGTGTCATTCTACCGCGATGTGCTGGGGATGCGTGTGGTGCGTGAGTGGCACCGGGGGGTCCAGATCGACACTGGATGTGGACTGATTGAGATCTTCATGGATACAGAAGGCGTGTTTTTGAACGGAGCCGTGGAGCACTTTGCGCTGGCTACCGATCAGGTGGACGCATGCATCGCCAGGATCCGGGAGGCTGGCTATGAGGTGTTGGTCGAACCGAAGGACGTGGAACTGGACTCTGACCCGGTATTTCCCATCCGGATCGCTTTCTTTACCGGACCTCTGGGAGAGAAGGTGGAGTTGTTTCAGGAGAAGTGAGGTGACGATATGCTTTCGGCAAAAGAAGCAAGGCAGAAATTGATCGACGGGAACCAGGCATATATAGAGGCCAGAACAGGGCAGGGAGACATTTCCCCGGAAATCAGGCTGCAGACAGCGGAGAAGGGGCAGCATCCCTATGCGATCATCATTACCTGCTCCGATTCCAGAGTGATCCCGGAGAGTATATTCTCTGCAGGGATCGGTGAGTTGTTCGTGATCCGGGTAGCCGGCAATGTGTTGGATAACCATCAGCTTGGGAGTATCGAGTACGCGGCAGAACATCTTGGAACAAAACTGATCGTTATGATGGGGCATACCCGGTGTGGCGCAGTGGGCTCCGTGATCGCCGGACATTCCGGCGGGTTCATCGACTACATTCTGAAGGATATCTCGCTGGCCATCGGGGATGAGACAGATGATCAGAAGGCAAGCTGCCTGAACGTGATGCACGGTGTAGAGCGGATCCGCCACGAACTTGCGATCCATCCCATCGAGGACGAAAAGGGCCTGGAGGTCGTGGGGGCTTTGTATCATGTGGAGGATGGAAGGGTGGAGTTTCTGCCGGAATAGTAGAGGAGGATTGCTATGTTCAGTAGAGAGTGGAAGAAATGGATCCTGGCGATGACGGCTTTGTGTACGATGGCGCTGCTCGCTGCGGGATGCGGTGACAAGGAGTCGTTGACCGAAAAGACGTTCAAGTCGATCACCGAGAAGACGGGCGTTCACATGGAGGTGGAGCAGCTGGATAGCGGTTCCAGGACGATCATCGGAGTCGCCAAGAAGGGCGATCACCTGTATGCCAGCGTGGAAGCGGGTGGGCAGAAGGCGATCATACTCAGCGATGGAAGGACGATCACGACCCTTGATCCGGCCAGCAAGACCATGGTGAAGGAGGAAATCAACGAGGCGTATCAGAAGCAGCTTGACCAGATCGCCAGCGGCACGGATGCCATCATGGCGGCGGGAGAGAGTGTCTCCGGCGACTACGAGGAGGGGAGCGTCAAGTATGATGGAGAAGAGTATGCCACAGAGACCTTCAGAGATGGCGAGGACGAGGCGGTGTTCGGTTACAAGGATGGCAAGCTGGGGTACTTTGCCCTGACCCGGGGTGGACAGAAGCAGGTCCTGAAGATCAACGCGCTGGATGGCGAGGTGGACGAGGCTTTGTTCCTGATACCGGAGGAGTACACTGCGGCTGGCAGGGAAGCGGCGCCTTCCAATACCAGGGAGGAGGGAAGTTACAAGTCTATCGATGCGGTGGGAGCTTCCGTGGGATCCGCTGGCACCGGTACACCTTCCGGGAACTACGTGGAGGTGAATAACGATCGCGGCGGGTACTCCTTCCAGATGGACAAAGCCTTCCAGAGCGAGATCCAGGAGGCACACAGTTATGTATACATCGAGAAGGGTAAGAAGGTTCCCCACTTTGACGTGGAGCCTATCTCTTTTGGCGGGGATCTGGATCAGTATTTTGACACACTGATCGAGAATCTGCTGAAGAGTCAGGAAAAGGAGATGTCCGTGAGACCTGTTCGAACACAGATATCTGTCAAGGGGATGAAGGTCAAGGGGATCGAATACATTCTGAAGACCGGAAACAGTGAGATGGTCTGCATGTTCTATGTATATCCGGCAGGAGAGAACTACTACAA contains:
- a CDS encoding CpXC domain-containing protein; the protein is MSRNEIRRITCPQCGAESDFVVWSSVNTGMDPAQKEKVLDRSLFQFTCPECGEVATVDHSFLYHDVEQRLMLYMVKEEETFREAVDFFTSDLQVEEKDPEKALLARALNDAQKEYVQRIIFNINQLEEKIRVFDAGRDDRVIELLKVFFQNRIMSEQPQLGDVELYYADDEGKDVFVVIGMEGPLGSLEIPEELYQETVDNFGGQMADLRGRQDLIVDEKWAMEVIKAVSVPGNRS
- a CDS encoding methylated-DNA--[protein]-cysteine S-methyltransferase — translated: MGDGSDQGGLCAGEQIMSALIGRPDSQVIRTFFPEFYRMVYHTPSGLDDILLTSDGTAITGLRFLQNGAQSPVSEEQVPVFEEAARWLDDYFAGHPGSTLPKIRIEELTPFRKEVLSRLMEIPYGETVTYGEIAQEIAQKRSTTGRMSAQAVGGAVGWNPICIMIPCHRVIGADGSLTGYGGGIENKRWLLVHEGIL
- a CDS encoding VOC family protein, producing MIKGIHHVSMQCNSPEEFSKAVSFYRDVLGMRVVREWHRGVQIDTGCGLIEIFMDTEGVFLNGAVEHFALATDQVDACIARIREAGYEVLVEPKDVELDSDPVFPIRIAFFTGPLGEKVELFQEK
- a CDS encoding carbonic anhydrase translates to MLSAKEARQKLIDGNQAYIEARTGQGDISPEIRLQTAEKGQHPYAIIITCSDSRVIPESIFSAGIGELFVIRVAGNVLDNHQLGSIEYAAEHLGTKLIVMMGHTRCGAVGSVIAGHSGGFIDYILKDISLAIGDETDDQKASCLNVMHGVERIRHELAIHPIEDEKGLEVVGALYHVEDGRVEFLPE